One stretch of Deinococcus metalli DNA includes these proteins:
- a CDS encoding sensor histidine kinase — MTLRTRLTLLTFAAVLLALLAFAGVAGTVLWRVELSSITRQVDAQAEALLAIADTTPGRLNATARDILEENGVTATARVYRGGVRAWSGGALGPARLDPDFLNGADTHVVRRAGRYVVASQREGTLSVEVGRSLEPLEKLLRRYALIATLTLLGLSTVVGALVASQVRSALRPLETLAGRVQHLDSAAPLPGLHEPGEVGALARALDRSLQALRAEREHETLFLASASHELRTPVTAMLADVQHTLSRARPAEELRSALERTERTASRLRQLTGNLMTLTRAQRLPTPPQAPLPTVDLLHLAGEAVDLLQPLATRRDLDLWLDGAPVRVQGDSALLGGVLENLVGNAIKFTPPGGQVRVTVQPDGAHAHLTVEDTGPGLPTGALTEAFVRGHTDVEGFGLGLAVVRQVVDAHGGTLRFGQASGGGARVTVALPLEDAAPVAAEQ, encoded by the coding sequence ATGACCCTGCGCACCCGCCTGACGCTGCTGACCTTCGCGGCGGTGCTGCTGGCGCTGCTCGCCTTCGCCGGCGTGGCGGGCACGGTGCTGTGGCGCGTCGAGCTGTCGTCCATCACCCGGCAGGTGGACGCCCAGGCCGAGGCGCTGCTGGCGATCGCCGACACCACCCCAGGGCGCCTGAACGCCACCGCCCGCGACATCCTGGAGGAGAACGGCGTGACTGCCACCGCGCGCGTGTACCGGGGCGGCGTGCGGGCATGGTCCGGCGGCGCGCTTGGCCCGGCACGCCTCGACCCGGACTTCCTGAACGGCGCGGACACGCACGTGGTGCGCCGCGCGGGGCGGTACGTCGTCGCGTCGCAGCGCGAGGGCACGCTGAGCGTGGAGGTCGGCCGCAGCCTGGAGCCGCTGGAGAAGCTGCTGCGCCGCTACGCGCTGATCGCCACGCTGACCCTGCTGGGCCTGAGCACGGTGGTGGGCGCGCTGGTGGCCTCCCAGGTGCGCAGCGCGCTGCGGCCCCTGGAGACGCTGGCCGGGCGCGTGCAGCACCTCGACTCGGCGGCCCCGCTGCCCGGCCTGCACGAGCCGGGCGAGGTGGGCGCCCTGGCCCGCGCGCTCGACCGCAGCCTCCAGGCCCTACGCGCCGAGCGCGAGCACGAGACGCTGTTCCTGGCGAGCGCGTCACACGAACTGCGCACGCCGGTCACGGCGATGCTGGCCGACGTGCAGCACACCCTGTCGCGGGCGCGGCCGGCCGAGGAACTGCGCAGCGCCCTGGAACGCACCGAGCGCACCGCGAGCCGCCTGCGCCAGCTGACCGGCAACCTGATGACCCTGACCCGCGCGCAGCGCCTGCCCACCCCGCCGCAGGCCCCCCTGCCGACGGTGGACCTGCTGCACCTGGCGGGCGAGGCGGTAGACCTGCTGCAACCCCTGGCGACGCGCCGCGACCTCGACCTGTGGCTGGACGGCGCGCCGGTGCGGGTCCAGGGCGACAGCGCCCTGCTGGGCGGGGTGCTGGAGAATCTGGTGGGCAACGCGATCAAGTTCACGCCGCCGGGCGGTCAGGTGCGCGTGACCGTGCAGCCGGACGGCGCGCACGCGCACCTGACCGTCGAGGACACCGGACCGGGCCTGCCGACCGGCGCCCTGACGGAGGCCTTCGTGCGCGGCCACACCGACGTGGAGGGCTTCGGCCTGGGGCTGGCCGTGGTGCGGCAGGTCGTGGACGCCCACGGCGGCACCCTGCGCTTCGGACAGGCGAGTGGGGGCGGGGCGCGCGTCACGGTGGCGCTGCCGCTGGAGGACGCCGCGCCGGTCGCGGCCGAGCAGTGA
- a CDS encoding response regulator transcription factor, translating to MRFLVVEDEPEIRRPLVANLREAGYAVDEAASADEARALADNFPFDALMVDVGLPEGAQAGFDLVRELRATGLATPVLFLTARDGVDDRITGLDAGGDDYLVKPFHLGEVQARLRALVRRGRAEVQSARVWRDLRLDWTARTVSRAGTRVALTAKEFSLLEVLASHPGRVYTREELIDRVWDGRFDAESNVVDTYVRNLRRKLGDDVVQTLRGIGYAFPDGE from the coding sequence ATGCGTTTTCTCGTCGTGGAGGATGAACCCGAGATCCGGCGCCCGCTGGTGGCCAACCTGCGGGAAGCCGGGTACGCCGTGGACGAGGCCGCCAGTGCCGACGAGGCCCGCGCCCTGGCCGACAACTTTCCCTTCGACGCCCTGATGGTGGACGTGGGCCTGCCCGAGGGCGCCCAGGCGGGCTTCGACCTGGTGCGCGAGCTGCGCGCCACCGGCCTGGCCACCCCGGTTCTGTTCCTGACGGCCCGCGACGGTGTGGACGACCGGATTACCGGACTGGACGCGGGCGGCGACGACTACCTGGTCAAGCCCTTCCACCTGGGCGAGGTGCAGGCGCGGCTGCGGGCCCTGGTGCGCCGGGGCCGCGCCGAGGTGCAGAGCGCGCGGGTGTGGCGTGACCTGCGCCTGGACTGGACGGCGCGCACCGTGTCGCGCGCGGGCACGCGGGTCGCGCTGACCGCCAAGGAGTTCTCGCTTCTGGAGGTGCTCGCGTCGCATCCGGGCCGGGTGTACACCCGCGAGGAACTCATCGACCGGGTGTGGGACGGCCGCTTCGACGCGGAGTCGAACGTGGTGGACACCTACGTGCGCAACCTGCGCCGCAAGCTGGGCGACGACGTGGTGCAGACGCTGCGCGGCATCGGCTACGCCTTCCCCGACGGCGAGTAG
- a CDS encoding AI-2E family transporter, protein MTADRPVVPGASLVSQTSQQPEPPVAPPSTWARLWRWPLFQLAVYVLVALAAWRLLGEVHTILVSTLVAYLLANLANPLLTRLERRGVPRPAGIVLLVLAFFGVLAMISPLVSTIVREVQALIAQAPSLLERLNDTLRRLSARSPLLASAQQQFEAWVKVNQQALPGRLSTSLGSLLSPSGALFSGVKGAFGLLGQAFITLVIAIYMMAIYPSIGPFLVRLLPLRFQAHAADVGGHVGRAVGGYFRGQITVALILGVVIATGLTLLGVPSGLAIGFLAALLNIVPYLGVILSVVPALLLAIPLGGLKVALVAALFLAANQLEGHVIAPRVVSHSTNLSSLAVLLAIVFGVETFGLMGAVIAVPLVALLKSLLDAYYYPSRPYRAVAPDAVPGPVVAPPVVVTDAEEAEPVITAR, encoded by the coding sequence ATGACCGCTGACCGGCCCGTGGTTCCCGGCGCTTCCCTTGTGTCCCAGACGTCCCAGCAGCCGGAACCGCCTGTCGCGCCGCCCAGCACGTGGGCGCGGCTGTGGCGCTGGCCGCTGTTTCAGCTCGCCGTGTATGTCCTGGTCGCCTTGGCGGCGTGGCGGCTGCTGGGCGAGGTGCACACCATCCTGGTCAGCACCCTGGTCGCGTACCTGCTGGCGAACCTCGCCAACCCGCTGCTGACGCGCCTGGAACGCCGCGGTGTGCCGCGCCCGGCGGGGATCGTGCTGCTGGTGCTGGCCTTCTTCGGCGTGCTCGCCATGATCTCGCCGCTGGTGTCCACCATCGTGCGCGAGGTGCAGGCCCTGATCGCGCAGGCGCCCAGCCTGCTCGAACGCCTGAACGACACGCTGCGCCGCCTGTCGGCCCGCTCGCCCCTGCTCGCCAGCGCCCAACAGCAGTTCGAGGCGTGGGTGAAGGTCAACCAGCAGGCCCTGCCGGGCCGCCTGAGTACGTCGCTGGGCTCGCTGCTGTCGCCGTCGGGCGCGCTGTTCAGCGGTGTGAAGGGGGCGTTTGGTCTGCTGGGACAGGCCTTCATCACGCTGGTGATCGCGATTTACATGATGGCGATCTACCCCAGCATCGGCCCCTTTCTGGTGCGCCTGCTGCCGCTGCGCTTTCAGGCACATGCGGCGGACGTCGGCGGGCACGTGGGCCGCGCCGTCGGCGGGTACTTCCGCGGGCAGATCACGGTCGCGCTGATCCTGGGCGTGGTGATCGCCACCGGCCTGACCCTGCTGGGCGTGCCGTCGGGCCTGGCGATCGGGTTCCTGGCGGCGCTGCTGAACATCGTGCCGTACCTGGGCGTGATCCTCTCGGTCGTGCCGGCGCTGCTGCTCGCCATCCCGCTGGGCGGTCTGAAGGTGGCGCTGGTCGCCGCACTGTTCCTCGCCGCGAACCAGCTCGAGGGCCACGTGATCGCGCCGCGCGTGGTCAGCCACAGCACCAACCTGTCGTCGCTGGCGGTGCTGCTCGCCATCGTGTTCGGCGTGGAGACCTTCGGCCTGATGGGCGCGGTGATCGCCGTGCCGCTGGTCGCGCTGCTCAAGTCCCTGCTGGACGCGTACTACTACCCCAGCCGCCCATACCGCGCGGTGGCTCCCGACGCCGTGCCGGGGCCTGTGGTGGCCCCGCCGGTCGTCGTCACGGACGCGGAGGAGGCGGAGCCGGTCATCACCGCCCGCTGA
- the thrB gene encoding homoserine kinase produces the protein MSTFTVRAPASSANLGPGFDSLGLSVPLYTTLRVTPQAVTQVVPLGPDLEGTPADESNYVYRAMLLAARRAGRDLPPARVEIETEVPLARGLGSSAAALVAGIVAGNELLGRPLDDAAVLDVAAREEGHPDNVAPALFGGIVVATLDKLGTHYIRLNPPANLGVTVLVPDFELSTSKARAVLPREYSRADAVHALSHAALLAAALSVGRLDLLRHAMQDYIHQVWRAPLVPGLSDILDDAHRHGALGAALSGAGPTVLCFHDTREPTQRLHTYLHGVMARNGLTGRVQDLPIDTAGTVIERP, from the coding sequence GTGAGCACCTTCACCGTCCGCGCGCCGGCCAGTTCCGCGAACCTGGGGCCGGGCTTCGACTCGCTGGGTCTGAGCGTGCCGCTGTACACCACCCTGCGCGTCACGCCCCAGGCGGTCACGCAGGTCGTGCCGCTGGGGCCGGATCTGGAGGGCACGCCCGCCGACGAGAGCAACTACGTGTACCGGGCGATGCTGCTGGCTGCCCGGCGCGCCGGACGCGACCTGCCCCCCGCCCGCGTGGAGATCGAGACCGAGGTGCCGCTGGCGCGCGGCCTGGGGAGCAGCGCGGCGGCGCTGGTCGCCGGGATCGTGGCCGGCAACGAGCTGCTGGGCCGCCCGCTGGACGACGCGGCGGTGCTGGACGTGGCCGCGCGCGAGGAAGGCCACCCGGACAACGTCGCGCCGGCGCTGTTCGGGGGCATCGTGGTCGCCACGCTGGACAAGCTGGGCACGCACTACATCCGGCTCAATCCGCCCGCGAACCTGGGCGTGACGGTGCTGGTGCCGGACTTCGAGCTGAGCACCAGCAAGGCCCGCGCGGTGCTGCCGCGCGAGTACAGCCGCGCGGACGCCGTGCACGCCCTGTCGCACGCGGCGCTGCTGGCCGCCGCGCTGAGCGTGGGCCGCCTGGACCTGCTGCGCCACGCCATGCAGGACTACATCCACCAGGTGTGGCGCGCGCCACTGGTGCCGGGCCTGAGCGACATCCTGGACGACGCGCACCGCCACGGCGCGCTGGGCGCGGCCCTGAGCGGCGCCGGCCCGACCGTGCTGTGCTTCCACGACACGCGCGAGCCCACGCAGCGGCTGCACACCTACCTGCACGGCGTCATGGCGCGCAACGGCCTGACCGGCCGCGTGCAGGATCTGCCCATCGACACGGCCGGCACGGTGATCGAGCGGCCCTGA
- a CDS encoding GlsB/YeaQ/YmgE family stress response membrane protein, with protein MSWIILILVGALCGWLASLIMKTDAQQGAVANILIGIVGAVLAQFIFANLLGIGGATAAGNGFSFWSIIWGVVGSVILIAILKALRVLR; from the coding sequence ATGAGTTGGATCATCCTTATCCTGGTTGGTGCCCTCTGCGGTTGGCTCGCAAGCCTCATCATGAAGACGGACGCCCAGCAGGGCGCCGTCGCGAACATCCTGATCGGTATCGTCGGTGCGGTGCTGGCGCAGTTCATCTTCGCCAACCTGCTCGGCATCGGTGGCGCGACCGCCGCCGGCAACGGCTTCTCCTTCTGGAGCATCATCTGGGGCGTGGTCGGCAGCGTGATCCTGATCGCCATCCTCAAGGCCCTGCGCGTTCTGCGCTAA
- the rpmB gene encoding 50S ribosomal protein L28: MAKVCEVCGKGPIVVNSVIRRGKARAAGGVGRKVTGITRRVQKPNLQPLTVTRGGVSLRLRVCSKCRKSLTV, from the coding sequence ATGGCGAAAGTGTGCGAAGTGTGCGGTAAGGGGCCGATTGTCGTGAACTCGGTCATCCGCCGGGGCAAGGCCCGCGCGGCGGGCGGCGTGGGCCGCAAGGTCACGGGTATCACCCGGCGCGTGCAGAAGCCCAACCTGCAGCCCCTGACGGTCACGCGCGGCGGCGTGAGTCTGCGCCTGCGCGTGTGCAGCAAGTGCCGCAAGAGCCTCACGGTCTGA